In Cloacibacterium caeni, a single window of DNA contains:
- the tpx gene encoding thiol peroxidase — protein MANITLQGNEIHTSGNLPELGTVAQDFTLVAEDLSEKTLSDFAGKKVVLNIFPSIDTGVCAASARKFNEEASALDNTVVVNVSKDLPFALGRFCASEGLQNVMNLSDYRGNFGENYGLTIADSPLKGLLSRAVVVLDENGTVKYTEQVPEIAQEPDYENALNALR, from the coding sequence ATGGCAAATATTACATTACAAGGAAACGAAATTCACACTTCAGGAAATTTACCAGAACTAGGAACTGTAGCACAAGATTTTACATTGGTTGCAGAAGATTTATCAGAAAAAACACTGTCTGATTTTGCTGGTAAAAAAGTAGTACTTAATATTTTCCCGAGTATCGATACAGGAGTTTGCGCTGCTTCTGCTAGAAAATTTAACGAAGAAGCATCTGCTTTAGATAATACAGTTGTGGTAAATGTTTCTAAAGATTTACCATTCGCTTTAGGAAGATTTTGTGCTTCAGAAGGACTTCAAAATGTAATGAATCTTTCTGATTACAGAGGAAACTTTGGAGAAAATTATGGTTTAACGATTGCTGATTCTCCGCTTAAAGGATTGTTAAGTAGAGCAGTGGTGGTTTTAGACGAAAACGGAACTGTAAAATATACAGAGCAGGTTCCAGAAATTGCTCAAGAGCCAGATTATGAAAACGCTTTGAATGCTTTAAGATAG
- a CDS encoding nuclear transport factor 2 family protein, translating into MKNILIFSVLFLFFSCKKEEEKIIKIDTTENEKIAKQLFVEFNKHDWQKMANLYIENAEFKEPGSKMKLHKKSREQIVKEYSELQMMFPDVQDSLVAIYPSGKNNVIVEFVSKGTNPDKTKFELPICTIFTIENGKITKDFSYFDNSQN; encoded by the coding sequence ATGAAAAATATACTCATTTTTTCAGTATTATTTCTATTTTTTTCTTGCAAAAAAGAAGAAGAAAAAATCATAAAAATAGATACTACCGAAAACGAAAAAATTGCAAAGCAACTTTTTGTAGAATTTAACAAACACGATTGGCAAAAAATGGCAAATTTATATATAGAAAATGCCGAATTTAAAGAGCCAGGTTCAAAGATGAAGTTGCATAAAAAATCTCGTGAGCAGATTGTGAAAGAATATAGTGAACTACAAATGATGTTTCCTGATGTACAAGATTCTCTAGTGGCAATTTATCCTTCAGGAAAAAATAACGTCATTGTAGAATTTGTCTCAAAAGGTACCAATCCTGATAAAACGAAATTTGAACTTCCAATTTGTACTATTTTTACCATAGAAAATGGTAAAATCACTAAAGATTTCAGCTATTTTGATAATTCTCAAAATTAA
- a CDS encoding NADP-dependent isocitrate dehydrogenase translates to MSNNSTIIYTYTDEAPMLATHSLLPIIQKYASTAGINVESRDISLAGRILANFPEYLTEEQKTADALAELGELATKPEANIIKLPNISASVPQLEEAIAELQKHGYAVPNYPAEPKTEEETAINKKYAKVLGSAVNPVLREGNSDRRAPKAVKNYAKANPHRMGVWTADSKTSVAHMNNGDFYGTENSTTVENECKYRIVFYGNDGSSKVLKDFAPLKAGEVIDSSVMNISALKSFVKDAINEAKEKNVLLSAHLKATMMKVSDPIIFGAVVETYFADVFEKYAATFNELDINPNFGLATLFEKIAGHAQEAEIKAEIEKTIENGPRIAMVNSDKGITNFHVSSDVIVDASMAALVRGGGKMWNKEGKEEDTVCIIPDRTYAGFYDAIVEEMKQNGAIDPTTFGTVPNVGLMAQKAEEYGSHDKTFQISGEGTVKIEDENGTTLLEQNVQNGDIFRMCQTKDAPIQDWVKLAVNRARLSNTPAIFWLDKGRAHDAQIIKKVEKYLQNYDLTGLDIRIMDVKDAMLETLKRGREGKDTISVSGNVLRDYLTDMFPILELGTSAKMLSIVPLMNGGGLFETGAGGSAPKHIQQFLEEGYLRWDSLGEFLALQASLEHLSQTQNNPKAQVLADALDEANAKFLATDKSPARKVGGIDNRGSHFYLAMYWAEALANQTADAELAATFAPIAKSMQENEAKINEELIGAQGKSQDIGGYYQPDSTKTYAAMRASATLNAIVDSL, encoded by the coding sequence ATGTCTAACAATTCAACAATCATCTATACGTATACAGATGAAGCGCCAATGTTGGCAACTCACTCATTATTACCAATCATTCAAAAATATGCTTCTACTGCTGGAATTAATGTAGAATCTAGAGACATTTCTTTGGCTGGAAGAATTTTAGCAAATTTCCCAGAATATTTAACCGAAGAACAAAAAACTGCAGATGCACTTGCAGAATTAGGAGAATTAGCGACTAAACCAGAAGCTAATATCATTAAATTACCCAATATTTCTGCTTCTGTTCCGCAATTAGAAGAAGCGATTGCAGAATTACAAAAACACGGTTATGCAGTGCCTAACTACCCTGCAGAACCAAAAACTGAAGAAGAAACTGCTATCAATAAAAAATATGCTAAAGTTTTAGGAAGTGCTGTAAATCCTGTTTTAAGAGAAGGAAACTCAGACAGAAGAGCGCCTAAAGCAGTTAAAAATTACGCAAAAGCAAATCCTCATAGAATGGGAGTTTGGACTGCAGATTCTAAAACTTCAGTTGCTCACATGAATAATGGAGATTTCTACGGTACTGAAAATTCTACCACTGTAGAAAACGAATGCAAATACAGAATAGTATTCTACGGAAATGATGGTTCATCTAAAGTTTTGAAAGATTTTGCTCCTTTAAAAGCTGGTGAAGTAATCGATTCTTCTGTGATGAATATTTCTGCATTAAAATCTTTTGTAAAAGACGCAATCAACGAAGCTAAAGAAAAAAATGTATTGCTTTCTGCTCACTTGAAAGCAACAATGATGAAGGTTTCTGACCCAATTATTTTCGGGGCGGTTGTTGAAACTTATTTTGCTGATGTTTTTGAGAAATATGCAGCAACTTTCAATGAATTAGACATTAATCCTAACTTTGGTTTAGCTACCCTTTTCGAAAAAATTGCTGGTCATGCTCAAGAAGCTGAAATTAAAGCAGAAATCGAAAAAACGATTGAAAACGGACCAAGAATTGCAATGGTAAATTCTGATAAAGGAATTACCAATTTCCATGTTTCTTCAGACGTTATTGTAGATGCTTCCATGGCTGCTTTAGTAAGAGGTGGCGGTAAAATGTGGAATAAAGAAGGAAAAGAAGAAGATACCGTTTGTATTATTCCAGACAGAACTTATGCTGGTTTCTATGATGCAATTGTAGAAGAAATGAAACAAAACGGCGCAATAGACCCTACTACTTTCGGAACAGTTCCAAACGTAGGTTTAATGGCTCAAAAAGCTGAAGAATACGGTTCTCACGATAAAACTTTCCAAATTTCTGGAGAAGGAACGGTAAAAATTGAAGACGAAAACGGGACTACTCTTTTAGAACAAAACGTTCAGAATGGTGATATTTTCAGAATGTGCCAAACAAAAGATGCTCCTATCCAAGACTGGGTAAAACTAGCGGTAAACAGAGCAAGACTTTCTAACACACCAGCGATTTTCTGGTTAGACAAAGGAAGAGCTCACGATGCACAAATCATCAAAAAAGTAGAAAAATATCTTCAAAATTACGATTTAACGGGTCTTGACATCAGAATTATGGATGTAAAAGATGCCATGCTCGAAACTTTAAAAAGAGGTAGAGAAGGTAAAGACACGATTTCGGTTTCTGGAAACGTTTTAAGAGATTATTTAACCGATATGTTCCCAATTTTAGAGCTTGGAACTTCTGCTAAAATGCTTTCTATTGTTCCATTGATGAACGGTGGTGGTTTATTCGAAACTGGAGCTGGTGGTTCTGCACCAAAACACATTCAACAATTCTTAGAAGAAGGTTATCTAAGATGGGATTCTCTAGGTGAATTCTTAGCTTTACAAGCGAGTTTAGAGCACCTTTCTCAGACTCAAAACAATCCTAAAGCTCAAGTTCTAGCGGATGCTCTTGATGAAGCAAATGCTAAATTCTTAGCAACAGATAAATCTCCTGCAAGAAAAGTGGGCGGAATAGACAACAGAGGTTCTCACTTCTACCTGGCTATGTATTGGGCTGAAGCTTTGGCAAATCAAACTGCAGATGCTGAATTAGCGGCTACTTTTGCACCAATTGCAAAATCAATGCAAGAAAACGAAGCAAAAATCAATGAAGAATTGATTGGAGCGCAAGGTAAATCACAAGACATCGGTGGTTATTACCAACCAGATTCTACAAAAACTTATGCTGCAATGAGAGCTTCTGCTACATTAAACGCAATTGTAGATTCTTTATAA
- a CDS encoding YitT family protein, with protein sequence MSDIVYLILGVISASFALKSFLVPNHFLDGGVTGISLLFHEVKHWNLGLLLILLNIPFIILSYFQVGKHFAIRSSLTILLIALTMHFIPFPELTHDKLLVAMFGGFFLGIGIGLSMRGGGTFDGMEVLALMTFKKSSFSITEIILGMNIIIFIIAALFLKVETALYAILTYLIASQMTKYVIEGIEAYTGVTIVSGNSEEIKKALVLTLNRGITVYKGERGFMKESFEQSADVDIIFTIVTRLEVRKLQNIVRSIDPKAFIFTQTVREPQGGIVKEIIKH encoded by the coding sequence ATTTCAGATATTGTTTATTTAATTTTAGGAGTTATCTCTGCAAGTTTTGCTTTGAAAAGTTTCCTTGTTCCCAATCACTTTTTAGATGGTGGAGTTACAGGTATTTCGCTTCTTTTTCACGAAGTAAAACATTGGAATTTAGGCTTGCTTTTAATTTTGCTCAATATTCCGTTTATCATTTTGTCTTATTTTCAAGTAGGAAAGCATTTCGCTATTAGAAGTAGCCTTACTATTTTGTTGATTGCTTTAACCATGCATTTTATCCCTTTTCCAGAATTAACGCATGATAAACTTTTGGTAGCGATGTTTGGCGGATTTTTCTTGGGAATTGGCATTGGTTTATCAATGAGAGGAGGTGGAACTTTCGATGGAATGGAAGTTTTAGCATTGATGACCTTCAAAAAAAGTAGTTTCAGCATTACCGAAATTATTTTGGGAATGAACATCATTATTTTCATCATTGCAGCATTATTTTTAAAAGTAGAAACAGCTTTGTATGCTATTCTTACTTATCTTATTGCAAGTCAAATGACAAAATATGTAATTGAAGGAATTGAAGCTTATACAGGTGTTACCATAGTTTCGGGAAATAGTGAAGAAATTAAGAAAGCATTAGTTTTAACTTTAAATAGAGGAATTACTGTTTACAAAGGAGAAAGAGGTTTTATGAAAGAATCTTTTGAGCAAAGTGCAGATGTAGATATTATTTTCACGATTGTGACGAGATTAGAAGTGCGTAAACTTCAAAATATTGTAAGAAGCATCGATCCAAAAGCATTTATCTTCACACAAACAGTAAGAGAACCACAAGGTGGAATTGTAAAAGAAATTATAAAGCATTAA
- a CDS encoding Crp/Fnr family transcriptional regulator, producing the protein MGNSLKYIYQHPLFSESDLEKIFSLHHLKELKKGDFFLKEKEISNSYLVLENGLMRSFVLDIDNNDITLEFFNENDAVIDASSLFQRIPSKENIQAITDCIVYEVYYDDFQELFHTIEGMREWGRMWFTFQLFQSRYQKIEMITETAKERYLKLLKEKPQIIQQAPLKQIATYLGITDTSLSRIRKEISEK; encoded by the coding sequence ATGGGAAATTCATTAAAATATATTTATCAGCATCCTTTGTTTTCTGAATCTGATTTGGAAAAAATATTTTCGTTGCATCACTTAAAAGAATTAAAAAAAGGAGATTTTTTTCTTAAAGAAAAAGAAATATCTAACTCTTATTTGGTTTTAGAAAATGGTTTGATGCGTTCTTTTGTTCTTGATATAGATAATAACGATATCACTTTAGAATTTTTTAATGAAAATGATGCTGTGATTGACGCAAGTTCATTATTTCAAAGAATTCCTTCTAAAGAAAATATACAGGCAATAACAGATTGTATAGTGTATGAAGTATATTATGATGATTTTCAAGAATTATTTCACACAATTGAAGGAATGCGAGAATGGGGAAGAATGTGGTTTACATTTCAACTTTTTCAATCTAGATATCAGAAAATAGAAATGATTACAGAAACTGCAAAAGAGCGCTATTTAAAATTGTTGAAAGAAAAACCTCAAATTATTCAGCAAGCACCTTTAAAACAAATTGCGACTTATCTTGGGATTACAGATACTTCATTAAGTAGAATTAGAAAGGAGATTTCGGAAAAGTAA
- a CDS encoding SRPBCC domain-containing protein, whose protein sequence is MEPLIVNVTINSSLEKVWEFFTEAEHITNWNFAHESWHCPKAENNLEIGGEFFYTMAAKDKSASFVFHGTYTEIIPFQKIEYHIEDGRKVEVFFNKIDENTTEVFERFEPEMINALEMQEQGWQSILNQFKNYTEGNS, encoded by the coding sequence ATGGAACCATTAATTGTAAACGTCACCATCAATTCGTCTTTAGAAAAAGTATGGGAATTTTTTACCGAAGCAGAACATATTACGAATTGGAATTTTGCACACGAAAGTTGGCATTGTCCGAAAGCTGAAAATAACTTAGAAATAGGTGGCGAATTTTTTTATACAATGGCTGCTAAAGATAAATCGGCAAGTTTTGTTTTTCATGGGACTTACACCGAAATCATTCCGTTTCAGAAAATTGAATATCATATAGAAGATGGTAGAAAAGTAGAAGTTTTTTTCAATAAAATAGATGAAAATACTACTGAAGTTTTCGAACGTTTCGAGCCAGAAATGATTAATGCTTTGGAAATGCAAGAACAAGGATGGCAAAGCATTCTCAATCAATTTAAAAATTATACAGAAGGAAACTCTTAG
- a CDS encoding VOC family protein has product MKTNPVVWFEIYVDNMERATKFYETVFNLKLENLLDPTEDSLQMKVFPSEMENMGASGSLVKMEGYNAGANSTLVYFHSEDCITEENRVEEAGGKVFKPKMSIGEYGFISLLVDTEGNMIGLHSLK; this is encoded by the coding sequence ATGAAAACAAATCCTGTAGTTTGGTTCGAAATCTATGTAGATAATATGGAAAGAGCCACTAAATTTTATGAAACCGTTTTTAACCTAAAACTAGAAAATTTATTAGATCCAACAGAAGATTCTTTACAAATGAAAGTTTTCCCTAGTGAAATGGAAAATATGGGAGCAAGCGGAAGTTTGGTGAAAATGGAAGGATACAATGCAGGTGCAAATAGTACTCTTGTTTATTTTCATTCAGAAGATTGCATCACCGAAGAAAACAGAGTAGAAGAAGCGGGAGGAAAAGTTTTCAAACCAAAAATGTCAATTGGTGAGTACGGATTTATATCACTTTTAGTTGATACAGAAGGTAATATGATTGGTTTGCATTCTTTGAAATAA
- a CDS encoding J domain-containing protein: MKDYYYFLGIKPNASSEDIKKAYRKLSLKYHPDKNENDEFFTERFREIKEAYETLMDEESRKVYDQRFGSFQRSQKSMLPPKIKNFHADKIRAQKGDEITIHWQTYDADLVKITPFGLEKSQGDRKFRIKEFDKEGKFQIILHATNTLLHKTVVQGITIIEVSGEIKTSIKEDVPAQNSTTAPQKKEEVNARFYYKLLAIILLAIALYLVFRQ, translated from the coding sequence TTGAAAGACTACTACTATTTTCTAGGAATAAAACCGAATGCTTCTTCCGAAGACATTAAAAAAGCGTATCGTAAACTTTCGCTGAAATATCACCCTGATAAAAACGAAAATGATGAGTTTTTTACAGAGCGTTTCAGAGAAATAAAAGAAGCGTATGAAACTTTGATGGATGAAGAATCTAGAAAAGTTTATGACCAGCGATTTGGGAGTTTTCAAAGAAGTCAAAAATCAATGCTTCCTCCAAAAATTAAAAACTTTCACGCCGATAAAATTAGAGCACAAAAAGGCGACGAAATTACCATTCATTGGCAAACTTATGATGCAGATCTGGTAAAAATTACACCTTTTGGTTTAGAAAAGTCTCAAGGCGATAGAAAATTTAGAATCAAGGAGTTTGATAAAGAAGGTAAGTTTCAGATTATTCTTCATGCTACCAATACTTTATTACACAAAACAGTAGTTCAAGGAATTACCATCATCGAAGTTTCTGGGGAAATAAAAACTTCTATAAAAGAGGATGTTCCTGCTCAAAATTCTACCACTGCACCGCAAAAAAAGGAAGAGGTTAACGCTCGTTTTTATTATAAGTTATTGGCTATTATTCTTTTAGCGATAGCTCTGTACTTGGTTTTTCGTCAATAG
- the gcvP gene encoding aminomethyl-transferring glycine dehydrogenase produces the protein MNTQQFVNRHINFNEADKNAMLQKIGVSSVEELISQTIPDAIRLENELDISAPLSEYEMLQHSKELAAKNLDYDTYIGFGYHNSILPSVIQRNILENPSWYTAYTPYQAEIAQGRLEALLNYQTLITNLTGFHLANASLLDEGTAASEAMSMFFSNRTKDQKKAEANKFFVSDLVLPQTIAVLKTKADGLGIDIVVGNHENFELNAEFFGAILQYPGKNGVVIDYTQLISNYKALNLQVVVACDPLALVKLKSPAEMGADCAVGTTQRFGIPLGYGGPHAAFFACKEEYKRDIPGRIIGVTQDAYGKRALRMALQTREQHIKREKATSNICTAQVLLAVMASMYAVYHGKAGLEYIADQIHYKTNALRDALSVLGYDTVKEPVFDTVKISMSEEEKDKLKRLMLDHKINLNYFTEGFVSISINETTTTEKIDKVVAAFAQFKQKQGFKLEPKAVSKIPENLLRKDEILKEEVFNKYHTETELMRYIKRLERKDLSLTHSMISLGSCTMKLNAATEMIPLSWEYWGAIHPFVPVNQADGYQKLIKTLEKDLATITGFAATSLQPNSGAQGEYAGLMVIRAYQKSIGQGHRNICLIPQSAHGTNPASAVIAGLKVVVVKNLEDGQIDFEDLKAKVEEHKDNLSAFMITYPSTYGFFDDNVKEITDLIHENGGQVYMDGANMNAQVGFTSPGNIGADVCHLNLHKTFAIPHGGGGPGVGPICVAKHLVPFLPQNPNIPTGGSQGIDAISSAPYGSALVLNISYAYIKMLGAIGLRNSTEFAIINANYLKEVLGEHFPILYANKKGRVAHECIVDFRQFKPLGIEVADVAKRLMDYGFHAPTVSFPVAGTLMIEPTESESKAELDRFAEALIAIKAEIEEIAEGKADAHNNVLKNAPHTEQVVISDSWDKPYSREKAAYPLEWVREHKFFASVSRVDEAFGDRNLVCTCEPIESYM, from the coding sequence ATGAACACACAGCAATTTGTGAACCGTCACATCAACTTCAATGAAGCTGATAAGAACGCTATGTTACAAAAAATTGGCGTTTCTTCTGTAGAAGAATTAATTTCTCAAACTATTCCAGATGCAATCCGATTAGAAAATGAATTAGATATTTCTGCTCCTTTATCTGAGTACGAAATGCTACAGCATTCTAAAGAGTTGGCTGCTAAAAATCTAGATTATGATACGTACATTGGTTTTGGTTATCATAACAGTATTTTGCCAAGTGTTATCCAGAGAAATATTTTAGAAAATCCTAGTTGGTACACCGCTTATACACCTTATCAAGCAGAAATTGCACAAGGTAGATTAGAAGCGTTATTGAATTATCAAACTTTAATTACCAATCTTACTGGTTTTCATTTAGCGAATGCTTCTCTATTAGATGAGGGAACTGCAGCTTCTGAAGCCATGAGTATGTTCTTTTCAAACAGAACGAAAGACCAGAAAAAAGCAGAAGCCAACAAGTTTTTTGTTTCTGATTTGGTTTTACCTCAAACTATTGCGGTTCTTAAAACCAAAGCTGATGGTTTAGGAATAGATATAGTTGTTGGTAATCATGAAAATTTTGAGCTTAATGCAGAATTTTTCGGAGCTATTTTACAATATCCAGGTAAAAATGGTGTTGTGATTGATTATACTCAGTTAATTTCAAATTATAAGGCGTTAAATCTTCAAGTAGTAGTGGCTTGTGATCCGCTTGCTTTAGTGAAATTAAAATCACCGGCAGAAATGGGAGCTGATTGTGCAGTGGGAACTACGCAAAGATTTGGTATTCCATTAGGTTATGGTGGTCCTCACGCTGCGTTTTTTGCTTGTAAAGAAGAATATAAACGTGATATTCCGGGAAGAATTATTGGGGTAACTCAAGATGCATACGGAAAACGTGCTTTGAGAATGGCTTTGCAAACAAGAGAGCAGCACATTAAGCGTGAGAAAGCGACTTCTAACATTTGTACAGCTCAAGTTTTATTGGCGGTAATGGCTTCTATGTATGCTGTTTATCATGGTAAAGCTGGTTTAGAATATATTGCAGACCAAATTCATTATAAGACCAATGCTTTAAGAGATGCGCTATCTGTTTTAGGATATGATACGGTGAAAGAGCCAGTTTTTGATACGGTTAAAATCAGTATGTCTGAAGAAGAAAAAGATAAGTTAAAGAGATTAATGCTAGATCATAAAATCAATTTAAATTATTTTACAGAAGGTTTTGTAAGTATTTCTATCAATGAAACTACAACTACCGAAAAAATTGATAAAGTAGTGGCAGCTTTTGCACAATTTAAGCAAAAACAAGGTTTCAAATTAGAGCCAAAAGCCGTTTCTAAAATTCCAGAAAATTTATTGAGAAAAGACGAAATCTTAAAAGAAGAAGTTTTTAATAAATATCATACAGAGACAGAATTGATGCGTTACATTAAGCGTCTCGAAAGAAAAGATTTATCACTCACGCATTCTATGATTTCTCTAGGTTCTTGTACCATGAAACTGAATGCAGCTACAGAAATGATTCCACTTTCTTGGGAATATTGGGGTGCTATTCATCCTTTTGTGCCAGTTAATCAAGCTGATGGTTATCAGAAATTAATCAAAACTTTAGAAAAAGATTTGGCTACGATTACTGGTTTTGCGGCAACATCACTTCAGCCAAATTCTGGAGCTCAAGGTGAATATGCTGGTTTAATGGTGATTAGAGCGTATCAAAAATCTATCGGTCAAGGTCACAGAAATATTTGTTTAATTCCTCAATCTGCTCACGGAACCAATCCTGCTTCTGCGGTAATTGCAGGTCTTAAAGTAGTGGTGGTGAAAAATCTAGAAGACGGACAAATAGATTTCGAAGATTTAAAAGCTAAAGTGGAAGAGCATAAAGATAATTTATCTGCTTTCATGATTACGTATCCATCTACTTATGGTTTCTTTGATGACAACGTAAAAGAAATTACAGACTTAATCCATGAAAATGGTGGTCAAGTTTATATGGATGGTGCAAACATGAATGCTCAAGTTGGCTTCACTTCACCAGGAAATATCGGTGCAGATGTTTGTCACTTAAATCTTCATAAGACTTTTGCAATTCCTCACGGTGGAGGTGGACCAGGAGTTGGGCCAATTTGTGTAGCAAAACATTTAGTACCTTTCTTGCCTCAAAATCCTAATATTCCAACAGGTGGAAGTCAAGGAATAGACGCTATTTCTTCTGCACCTTATGGTTCTGCATTGGTTCTTAATATTTCTTATGCTTATATTAAAATGTTAGGAGCGATTGGTTTGAGAAATTCTACGGAATTTGCAATCATCAACGCAAACTATTTAAAAGAAGTTTTGGGTGAGCATTTCCCAATTTTATATGCGAATAAAAAAGGAAGAGTAGCTCACGAATGTATTGTAGATTTCCGTCAGTTTAAACCACTAGGAATTGAGGTAGCAGATGTTGCAAAACGTTTGATGGATTATGGTTTCCATGCTCCTACCGTTTCTTTCCCAGTTGCTGGTACGTTAATGATTGAGCCTACAGAATCAGAATCTAAAGCAGAATTAGACAGATTTGCTGAAGCTTTAATTGCTATTAAAGCAGAAATTGAAGAAATTGCAGAAGGAAAAGCAGATGCTCATAATAATGTATTAAAAAATGCTCCGCATACAGAACAAGTGGTGATTTCAGATTCTTGGGATAAACCATATTCTCGTGAGAAAGCTGCTTATCCGCTAGAATGGGTGAGAGAGCATAAGTTCTTCGCTTCTGTATCTAGAGTAGACGAAGCTTTCGGAGATAGAAATTTGGTTTGTACTTGTGAGCCAATAGAAAGCTACATGTAA
- a CDS encoding IS3 family transposase (programmed frameshift) → MGKSKYSLDFKLKAIKRYHKGDIGTDDLGKRIGVCGSLVRKWIKFYELYGVSGLVRLSNTHYTKDFKLKILSVIEKENLSLKEASRRFNIPAESSILSWQRNYKKNGILGLENIPRGRPKTMSNYTRKKKKTGKPLTREEELLERIYYLEAENAILKKFRRLNSGKEKSKAIEELRQDFDLAVLLHCTSMARSSFYYYQKRFQMKDKYAEIKEMIKQIYHRHKGRLGYRRITLLLKEKGILINHKTVLRLMKILGLKSIIRVKKYKSYKGEQGKIAPNVLQRNFKSDTPNQKWATDVTEFNVSGNKLYLSPIIDLFNGEIVSFDLSERPVFSQIIRMLKKSFRKVKSTQNIILHSDQGWQYQMKHYQNLLKEKGIIQSMSRKGNCLDNAVIENFFGTIKSEMFYARKFGSIQELKMEIVKYIHYYNNDRIRLNLKGKSPVQYRTLSFENIV, encoded by the exons ATGGGGAAAAGTAAATATTCATTAGACTTTAAATTAAAAGCTATAAAGAGATATCACAAAGGGGATATTGGAACAGACGATTTAGGAAAACGCATTGGAGTTTGTGGTTCCTTGGTTCGTAAATGGATAAAATTTTATGAACTTTATGGAGTTTCAGGACTTGTTCGGCTTTCCAATACGCATTACACAAAAGATTTTAAATTAAAGATTTTATCAGTAATTGAGAAAGAGAATTTAAGTTTAAAAGAAGCGTCGAGAAGGTTTAATATTCCTGCGGAGTCCAGTATTCTTAGTTGGCAGCGTAATTACAAAAAAAATGGTATTTTAGGTTTAGAAAACATACCCAGAGGAAGACCTAAAACCATGAGTAATTACACGCGAAAAAAAAAGAAAACAGGCAAACCCTTAACAAGGGAGGAAGAACTGTTGGAGAGGATTTATTATTTAGAAGCCGAGAACGCCATTTTAAAAAAGT TTAGACGCCTTAATTCAGGAAAGGAAAAATCCAAAGCCATCGAAGAGTTAAGGCAGGACTTTGATTTAGCAGTACTACTGCATTGTACATCGATGGCAAGAAGCAGTTTTTATTACTATCAAAAACGCTTTCAAATGAAAGATAAATATGCGGAAATAAAAGAAATGATTAAGCAGATTTATCATCGTCACAAAGGAAGGTTGGGCTATAGAAGAATTACTTTGCTTTTGAAAGAAAAAGGAATTTTGATTAATCACAAAACTGTTTTACGACTTATGAAAATATTAGGTTTAAAGAGTATTATCCGAGTGAAGAAATATAAATCTTACAAGGGAGAGCAAGGGAAAATTGCGCCCAATGTTCTACAGAGGAATTTCAAATCGGACACTCCTAATCAGAAATGGGCAACCGATGTTACAGAGTTTAATGTATCGGGTAATAAACTTTATCTATCTCCAATCATCGATTTATTTAATGGTGAAATTGTCAGTTTTGACTTATCTGAAAGACCTGTGTTTAGCCAAATCATCAGAATGCTAAAGAAATCATTCAGAAAAGTAAAATCTACACAAAACATCATTCTACATTCTGATCAAGGTTGGCAATATCAAATGAAACATTACCAAAACTTGTTAAAAGAAAAAGGTATTATTCAAAGTATGTCCCGAAAAGGAAACTGTTTGGACAATGCGGTGATAGAAAACTTTTTTGGAACGATAAAATCAGAAATGTTTTATGCCAGAAAGTTTGGTTCCATTCAGGAACTTAAGATGGAAATAGTGAAGTACATTCACTATTACAACAATGATAGAATAAGACTCAATCTCAAAGGAAAGAGTCCGGTACAGTACCGAACTCTTTCCTTTGAAAATATTGTTTAA